One segment of Amycolatopsis alba DSM 44262 DNA contains the following:
- a CDS encoding TetR/AcrR family transcriptional regulator, with the protein MTTRGEATKQKLFEATLRLSASRGLVGLTVDDIAAEAKVAKGTVYYNFGSKDGLVDALLRYGVGVLAGRLREATGDGDPMDVIEAQVDGTLEFIAEYPGFSQILVSEMWRTPGTWHETLTLLREEIISIVREQLHRLDAAGRLPDGVQIPTAAAGLFGTMLVVALDWQVFQPKRTRADVRESVMVLIRGLGR; encoded by the coding sequence GTGACCACACGGGGTGAGGCGACGAAGCAGAAGCTGTTCGAGGCGACGCTGCGGCTGTCCGCCAGCCGCGGCCTCGTCGGCCTGACGGTGGACGACATCGCGGCCGAGGCGAAGGTCGCCAAGGGCACCGTCTACTACAACTTCGGCAGCAAGGACGGTCTTGTCGACGCACTGCTGCGCTACGGCGTCGGGGTGCTCGCGGGCAGGCTGCGCGAGGCCACCGGCGACGGCGACCCGATGGACGTCATCGAAGCGCAGGTGGACGGCACGCTGGAATTCATCGCCGAGTACCCCGGTTTCTCCCAGATCCTGGTGAGCGAGATGTGGCGTACGCCAGGTACCTGGCACGAAACACTGACCTTGCTGCGCGAGGAGATCATCTCGATCGTGCGCGAACAACTCCACCGGCTGGACGCCGCCGGGCGGCTGCCCGACGGCGTCCAGATCCCGACGGCCGCGGCCGGGTTGTTCGGCACGATGCTGGTGGTCGCCCTCGACTGGCAGGTGTTCCAGCCGAAGCGGACGCGGGCGGACGTCCGGGAGTCGGTGATGGTGCTGATCCGGGGCCTCGGCCGCTAA
- a CDS encoding ABC transporter substrate-binding protein, with protein MKRLLALVMALSLVTSGCAASKADGTVVVLASWSGDEEQAFRQVLNAFTADTGIDYVYQGTRAVDQVLASDVQRGTPPDVAVLPNAGVLAKYQKSGDLLPLDDDLAAAVTRSFSAQWVTLQQIGTGKLYAVTVKADLKSLIWYNPARLTGIRPTTFEGLRAFSAGQTAAGGTPWCVGMGAPPTSGWPGTDWIEDILLHSAGPDKYWRWVSGGLEWTSPEVKQAWLDWGSILDPAAIRGGTAAALLTDFGDAGKPMFTDPPGCALEHQASFIMSRYQNFTRSDGSFPQPGKDFDFLSFPGRDVSEVAADLAGMFKNTPQARKLIEYLASEKAQRIWPSIPRANAFSANRKLDLKVYPDQVSRRVAETITLGTALCFDASDLMPATMTGAFHRAVLEYLSNRDRLDILLKQLDDVRKSIQQGEWLRIPCGQ; from the coding sequence GTGAAACGATTGCTGGCCTTGGTGATGGCGCTGTCGCTGGTCACGAGCGGCTGCGCGGCGTCGAAAGCGGACGGGACGGTCGTCGTCCTCGCGTCCTGGAGCGGCGACGAGGAGCAGGCGTTCCGGCAGGTGCTGAACGCGTTCACGGCGGACACCGGGATCGACTACGTCTATCAGGGCACCCGTGCCGTCGATCAGGTACTCGCTTCGGACGTCCAGCGCGGTACGCCGCCGGACGTCGCCGTCCTGCCGAACGCGGGGGTGCTGGCGAAGTACCAGAAGTCGGGCGACCTGCTGCCGCTCGACGACGACCTCGCCGCCGCCGTGACCAGGTCGTTCAGTGCGCAATGGGTCACCCTGCAGCAGATCGGCACCGGGAAGCTGTACGCGGTCACGGTGAAGGCCGATCTCAAAAGCCTGATCTGGTACAACCCGGCCCGGCTGACCGGGATCCGCCCGACGACGTTCGAAGGTCTCCGCGCGTTCTCCGCCGGGCAGACGGCGGCGGGCGGTACGCCCTGGTGCGTCGGGATGGGGGCCCCGCCCACCTCGGGCTGGCCGGGGACCGACTGGATCGAGGACATCCTGCTGCATTCGGCGGGACCCGACAAGTATTGGCGGTGGGTGTCCGGCGGTCTGGAGTGGACGTCTCCGGAGGTCAAACAGGCTTGGCTGGACTGGGGTTCCATCCTCGATCCCGCCGCGATCCGCGGCGGCACCGCGGCCGCGCTGCTGACCGACTTCGGTGACGCTGGCAAGCCGATGTTCACCGACCCGCCCGGCTGCGCGCTCGAACACCAGGCGTCGTTCATCATGAGCCGCTACCAGAACTTCACCCGGTCCGACGGCTCGTTTCCCCAGCCCGGCAAAGATTTCGACTTCCTCTCCTTCCCAGGACGGGACGTCTCGGAGGTCGCCGCCGACCTGGCGGGAATGTTCAAGAACACCCCTCAGGCCCGGAAGCTGATCGAATACCTGGCTTCGGAGAAGGCACAGCGGATCTGGCCGTCGATTCCCCGCGCGAACGCGTTCTCCGCCAACCGGAAGCTCGATCTCAAGGTCTATCCGGACCAGGTGAGCCGGAGGGTCGCGGAAACGATCACCTTGGGCACCGCCCTGTGTTTCGACGCCTCCGACCTGATGCCCGCGACGATGACCGGCGCGTTCCACCGCGCCGTCCTGGAATACCTGAGCAACCGTGACCGGCTGGACATCCTGCTGAAGCAGCTCGACGACGTCCGGAAGAGCATCCAGCAGGGCGAATGGCTGAGAATCCCTTGTGGACAGTGA
- a CDS encoding CU044_2847 family protein, whose protein sequence is MNDLARFPLEGGGSVVVEIDPVPGTSRVSRRDDLIEDTKGSFEAALANVKDAAAAALDTFRSMARGPDEVELKFGVKLTAQAGAVIAKTGLEGNFEVKLKWVRETEDP, encoded by the coding sequence GTGAACGATCTGGCGCGGTTCCCGCTCGAAGGCGGCGGTTCGGTGGTCGTCGAGATAGACCCCGTCCCCGGTACCTCCCGTGTTTCCCGGCGCGACGACCTGATCGAGGACACCAAGGGGTCCTTCGAAGCGGCGCTGGCGAACGTGAAGGACGCGGCCGCCGCGGCGCTGGACACCTTCCGGTCGATGGCGAGGGGACCGGACGAGGTCGAGCTCAAGTTCGGTGTCAAGCTGACCGCGCAGGCGGGCGCCGTGATCGCGAAAACGGGGCTGGAGGGGAACTTCGAGGTCAAGCTGAAGTGGGTCCGGGAGACCGAAGACCCGTGA
- a CDS encoding YhgE/Pip domain-containing protein: MNPVRIAANELRRLSSGTLPKLAMVALVLVPLLYASFYLYANYDPYSRLDKLPAAVFTSDAGAKDSAGVERNVGREVTDELVKSGTFQWHQVSQDEALTGVRNDKYSFAIGIPRDFSTALLSSGNLQPQQATITLTTNDANNYLSGTIAKQVAEQVRKTIAEKVGSEAADKFLVGFSTIYAKIQEASTGASQLADGAGKLKTGQQQLADGANQLASGSSQLATGLGTLKSGTAQLPAQTQKLADGAGQVADGNQKVSDAASLAATASGDIQGKLDGYRTQLAQDLRAAEVPEAKVQEILSRLDTLRSPVDQANTKIQGANSQLIQLASGARQVSDGARQLASATPQLTSGIAQAADASTQIRDGAAKLNDGEKSAVTGTTELADGAVKLRDGLAAGLKEIPNPDDPTRAATANTIADPVAVNSSGVASAGTYGAGLAPFFISLATWIGAFVLFLLLRPLSTRALTAGASPFKVALGGWLSSALLGIAQVIVLFGAVTWLVGIDVAHPLGAIGFAILVSLTFTAVVHALNSFFGAVGKFLGLVLLVLQLVSAGGTFPWQTIPDALYPLHIVLPMGYAIDGFRHLLYSGASMEILGDIGVLVAYLVGAILVSTLAARKRRTWTVSALKPELAL; encoded by the coding sequence ATGAACCCCGTCCGGATCGCCGCCAACGAGCTGCGCCGGCTGAGCAGCGGCACCCTGCCGAAGCTCGCCATGGTCGCGCTCGTCCTGGTGCCGCTGCTCTACGCGTCCTTCTACCTCTACGCGAACTACGACCCGTACTCGCGCCTGGACAAGCTGCCCGCCGCCGTCTTCACCTCCGACGCCGGCGCGAAGGACTCGGCGGGCGTGGAACGCAACGTCGGCCGCGAGGTCACCGACGAGCTGGTCAAGTCCGGCACCTTCCAGTGGCACCAGGTGTCGCAGGACGAGGCCCTCACGGGCGTCCGCAACGACAAGTACTCGTTCGCCATCGGCATCCCGCGCGACTTCTCCACCGCGCTGCTGTCTTCGGGCAACCTCCAGCCCCAGCAGGCGACGATCACGCTGACCACCAACGACGCCAACAACTATCTGTCCGGCACCATCGCGAAACAGGTGGCCGAACAGGTCCGCAAGACGATCGCGGAGAAGGTCGGCAGCGAGGCGGCGGACAAGTTCCTCGTCGGTTTCTCCACGATCTACGCCAAGATCCAGGAGGCCTCGACAGGCGCTTCACAGCTCGCGGACGGCGCGGGCAAGCTCAAGACCGGCCAGCAGCAACTGGCTGACGGCGCCAATCAGCTCGCCTCCGGCAGTTCCCAGCTCGCGACCGGGCTCGGCACGCTGAAATCCGGTACCGCCCAGCTCCCCGCCCAGACGCAGAAACTCGCGGACGGCGCCGGACAGGTCGCCGACGGAAACCAGAAGGTCTCTGACGCGGCTTCGCTCGCCGCGACGGCGTCCGGCGACATCCAGGGCAAACTCGACGGCTACCGCACCCAGCTCGCGCAGGATCTGCGCGCCGCCGAGGTCCCCGAGGCGAAGGTGCAGGAGATCCTGAGCCGCCTCGACACCCTCCGGTCCCCGGTCGACCAGGCGAACACGAAGATCCAGGGCGCGAACAGCCAGCTGATCCAGCTCGCGTCCGGCGCGCGGCAGGTGTCCGACGGCGCGCGTCAGCTGGCCTCGGCCACCCCGCAGCTCACCAGCGGGATCGCGCAGGCCGCGGACGCGTCGACACAGATCCGTGACGGCGCCGCGAAGCTGAACGACGGCGAGAAGTCCGCCGTCACCGGCACGACCGAGCTCGCCGATGGCGCGGTGAAACTGCGCGACGGGCTCGCCGCTGGGCTCAAGGAGATCCCGAATCCGGACGATCCCACCCGCGCGGCCACCGCCAACACCATCGCCGACCCGGTCGCGGTCAACTCCTCCGGCGTCGCCTCGGCCGGGACCTACGGCGCGGGCCTCGCCCCGTTCTTCATCTCCCTCGCCACCTGGATCGGCGCGTTCGTGCTGTTCCTGTTGCTGCGCCCGCTCTCGACCCGCGCGCTGACCGCCGGCGCGTCGCCGTTCAAGGTCGCGCTCGGCGGCTGGCTGTCCTCGGCGCTGCTGGGGATCGCGCAGGTGATCGTGCTGTTCGGCGCGGTGACCTGGCTGGTCGGCATCGACGTCGCGCATCCGCTCGGTGCAATCGGGTTCGCCATCCTGGTGTCGCTCACCTTCACCGCAGTGGTGCACGCGCTCAACTCGTTCTTCGGCGCCGTCGGCAAGTTCCTCGGCCTGGTACTGCTGGTGCTTCAGCTGGTGAGCGCGGGCGGCACGTTCCCGTGGCAGACCATCCCGGACGCGCTGTACCCGCTGCACATCGTGCTGCCGATGGGTTACGCGATCGACGGGTTCCGGCACCTGCTCTACAGTGGCGCCTCGATGGAGATCCTCGGTGACATCGGTGTCCTGGTGGCGTATCTGGTAGGCGCGATCCTGGTTTCGACACTGGCGGCACGGAAACGGCGCACCTGGACGGTTTCCGCGCTGAAACCCGAGCTGGCGTTGTGA